In Halobacteriovorax marinus SJ, the following proteins share a genomic window:
- the panB gene encoding 3-methyl-2-oxobutanoate hydroxymethyltransferase, which translates to MKKLTTLKIKSHKLQREKHSLQMLTCYDFQTAQMLEQTGIDMLLVGDSLGNVMLGYETTVPVSLEEMKIFSAAVKRGAPNKFIVADLPFGSYSTLEQGIESATKLFQYSNVESIKLEGAFPYQLELIERLTQIGIPVMGHIGLTPQSVHELGGYYVHGKDDASAKKLLEQAINLEKAGVFAVVLECVKSEIATAITEKLSIPTIGIGAGNKTDGQVLVINDLLKEGPHTPPKFCTPIANLFDLKKDLITNYLNKNQEVAKANVQPSVH; encoded by the coding sequence TTGAAAAAACTCACAACTCTTAAAATTAAAAGTCATAAACTTCAAAGGGAGAAGCATTCTTTGCAAATGCTAACTTGCTATGACTTTCAAACAGCACAGATGTTGGAACAGACAGGTATTGATATGCTCTTGGTTGGAGACAGTCTTGGCAACGTCATGCTTGGTTATGAGACTACAGTCCCAGTGAGTTTAGAGGAAATGAAAATCTTCTCAGCGGCAGTTAAAAGAGGTGCTCCTAATAAATTTATTGTCGCAGACTTACCATTTGGAAGCTACTCAACTCTTGAGCAAGGAATTGAGAGTGCAACTAAACTCTTTCAATATTCAAATGTAGAATCAATAAAACTAGAAGGGGCCTTTCCTTATCAATTAGAGCTAATAGAAAGACTCACTCAAATTGGTATTCCAGTTATGGGACACATTGGATTAACACCTCAATCTGTTCATGAATTAGGTGGATACTATGTTCACGGTAAGGATGATGCCTCGGCCAAGAAACTACTTGAGCAGGCCATTAATCTAGAGAAGGCAGGCGTATTCGCAGTTGTACTTGAATGTGTAAAAAGTGAAATCGCAACAGCAATTACAGAAAAGCTCTCAATCCCAACGATAGGAATTGGTGCTGGCAATAAAACAGACGGACAAGTCCTAGTTATAAACGACCTTTTAAAAGAAGGGCCGCACACGCCGCCAAAGTTTTGTACACCCATTGCTAATTTATTTGATTTGAAAAAAGATCTTATTACAAATTACTTAAATAAAAATCAAGAGGTCGCAAAAGCTAATGTACAACCTTCAGTCCATTGA
- a CDS encoding ketol-acid reductoisomerase: MNEVIIIGFGSQAKAWALNFRDSKRELKIALRENSPSIALAQKMGFETTLLSQLSAEKANTFILLTPDHTHHETLELLDQQLSAGANLVYAHGYSYSANNFKEKFPKFNHLLLAPKAIASELRFQYESAGKLGAAFSVENIEENQNQAKELIFSLAKDIGITAGPYPTTFLEETNADLFSEQTLLCSLLPYGALHAYNELRKRGVSREIAYLECWLEVKLIADAMVKMGPEEFFQLISPNALLGGEKAQKVLFDESYHHKIEKLAQDIWNKDFFTECQGLDFNTLRSSVLSRWANEELTQTHRELSSQLINK, encoded by the coding sequence ATGAATGAAGTCATCATCATTGGATTTGGCTCACAAGCAAAAGCTTGGGCCCTAAACTTTAGAGATTCTAAACGAGAATTGAAAATAGCGCTGAGAGAAAACTCTCCCTCGATTGCACTTGCTCAGAAGATGGGATTTGAAACAACTCTGCTCTCACAGCTCTCTGCGGAAAAAGCAAATACTTTTATTTTACTTACACCAGATCATACTCACCATGAGACTCTCGAACTTCTCGATCAACAATTGAGTGCGGGAGCAAATCTTGTCTATGCTCATGGTTATAGCTATAGCGCAAATAACTTCAAAGAAAAGTTTCCAAAATTCAATCACCTACTCTTGGCCCCTAAGGCAATTGCTAGTGAGCTTAGGTTTCAATATGAATCAGCAGGCAAGTTAGGGGCTGCCTTTAGCGTAGAAAATATAGAGGAAAATCAAAATCAGGCCAAGGAGCTTATCTTCTCTCTTGCTAAGGATATTGGAATTACGGCAGGACCGTACCCAACAACATTTCTTGAAGAAACCAACGCAGATCTCTTTAGTGAACAGACCTTACTATGTTCACTTCTCCCATATGGTGCGCTTCACGCTTATAACGAATTGAGAAAGCGAGGCGTTTCCCGTGAAATCGCATACTTAGAATGTTGGCTAGAGGTCAAGCTCATAGCTGATGCTATGGTGAAGATGGGGCCAGAGGAGTTTTTCCAATTAATTAGCCCCAACGCCTTACTGGGCGGAGAAAAGGCCCAGAAAGTTCTCTTTGATGAGAGCTATCATCATAAAATTGAGAAACTGGCCCAAGACATCTGGAATAAGGACTTTTTTACAGAGTGCCAAGGTCTTGATTTCAATACATTACGTTCTAGTGTATTAAGTAGATGGGCAAATGAAGAGCTGACCCAGACTCACAGAGAGTTATCATCTCAGCTCATTAACAAGTAG
- a CDS encoding aminotransferase class IV, with protein sequence MSANIFYNHQIFTPENWDKLGLNRGLFFGESPFTTIRLSGGSFLGLNHHLRRLARSIYFLWNSDFKEFEKQILDGLKSLHENEGEFYFRITFVKNLNNEVDFFIYKLPFIDNEGELHLEVSNTIKGKGELPNYLKIGNYTEHSCELRKRGCSELIYFNYEGELLECGTNNIFLIKDQTILTPSLVPGVLDGICRSFLLDFLRSRNFIVRETKLLRDDLETCDEVWLTNALRGVRAAHLLGTRKLERKFFKEIDEEFITFVRNYDQA encoded by the coding sequence GTGAGCGCTAATATATTCTATAATCATCAAATATTTACTCCCGAAAATTGGGATAAATTGGGTCTCAATAGAGGACTATTTTTTGGGGAGTCTCCCTTTACGACAATACGACTCTCAGGTGGAAGTTTCCTTGGGTTAAATCATCACTTAAGAAGGCTTGCTCGCTCTATCTACTTTCTTTGGAATAGTGATTTTAAAGAATTCGAAAAACAAATCTTAGATGGATTAAAGTCCCTTCATGAAAATGAAGGTGAGTTTTATTTTAGAATCACTTTTGTAAAAAACTTAAATAATGAAGTGGACTTCTTTATCTATAAATTACCTTTTATTGATAATGAGGGAGAGTTACATTTAGAAGTCTCTAATACGATTAAAGGTAAAGGGGAGCTCCCAAATTACTTAAAGATCGGCAACTATACAGAACACTCATGTGAACTTAGAAAAAGAGGTTGTTCAGAGTTAATTTACTTTAATTATGAAGGTGAGTTGCTAGAGTGCGGAACGAATAATATATTTTTAATTAAAGACCAGACAATATTAACACCATCACTTGTACCGGGTGTTTTAGATGGAATTTGTCGCAGCTTCTTATTAGACTTTCTAAGAAGTAGAAACTTCATAGTGAGAGAAACAAAGTTGTTAAGAGATGATCTAGAGACGTGTGATGAAGTATGGTTAACTAACGCACTAAGGGGTGTTCGTGCTGCTCACTTATTGGGTACACGCAAGTTAGAGCGGAAGTTCTTCAAAGAAATCGATGAAGAGTTTATTACTTTTGTGAGAAATTATGACCAAGCGTAA
- a CDS encoding DNA gyrase inhibitor YacG, translating into MTKRKLEVKCPHCKKKFNYYEGEFRPFCSERCKMIDMGHWLNEGYTVPVKGNLDAELDFDEFEIDESDQGFGNFYDDKEQ; encoded by the coding sequence ATGACCAAGCGTAAGTTAGAGGTGAAGTGCCCTCACTGTAAAAAGAAGTTTAATTATTATGAAGGGGAGTTTAGACCTTTTTGTAGTGAACGTTGCAAAATGATCGATATGGGACATTGGTTGAATGAAGGTTATACTGTCCCTGTGAAAGGAAATTTAGATGCTGAACTCGATTTCGATGAATTTGAAATTGACGAAAGTGATCAAGGCTTTGGAAACTTCTACGATGATAAAGAACAATAA
- a CDS encoding inositol monophosphatase family protein has product MIKNNKKNINDALLFSLDLAKSAGKILLKYQTKLSSLEITSKQAQGVASTADLASEKFIIKEISKRFPEHDILAEESAYVQFGDAKEAYQVFKEREWTWVIDPLDGTNNFLNGLDYYAICISLLHMGKPVLGVVYRPSNGDCYYATSYAESRFINYQKSQKSKKLYSNVNRKKLKEAMLSTGFVTEKGKCFNTEFDQFVQIMKKSRGIRRMGSAALDLCLVASGVFDGFWESGLAPWDMAAAGLICEQSGVKVTDFQGRAFQPFTASILAARSPFYKELKAQFPR; this is encoded by the coding sequence ATGATAAAGAACAATAAGAAAAATATAAATGATGCTCTCCTCTTCTCACTGGATCTCGCAAAGAGTGCAGGAAAGATTCTTCTAAAATATCAAACGAAACTTAGCTCTCTAGAGATTACGAGTAAGCAAGCTCAAGGGGTTGCTTCAACAGCAGATCTCGCATCAGAAAAATTTATTATAAAAGAAATTTCTAAGCGCTTTCCAGAGCATGATATTTTGGCCGAAGAGAGTGCCTATGTTCAATTTGGTGATGCTAAAGAAGCGTATCAAGTCTTCAAAGAGCGAGAGTGGACATGGGTTATTGACCCGCTTGATGGAACAAATAATTTTTTAAATGGTCTAGACTACTACGCCATTTGTATCTCTCTATTACACATGGGCAAGCCGGTTCTTGGAGTTGTCTACAGACCTTCAAATGGTGACTGTTATTATGCAACTTCGTATGCTGAAAGTCGTTTTATCAACTATCAAAAATCTCAAAAATCAAAGAAGCTCTATTCAAATGTAAATCGTAAAAAACTTAAAGAAGCAATGTTGAGTACTGGATTTGTTACAGAAAAAGGGAAGTGCTTTAATACAGAGTTTGACCAATTTGTTCAGATAATGAAGAAGTCACGTGGAATAAGAAGAATGGGCAGCGCCGCTCTGGATTTATGTCTTGTGGCCAGTGGAGTCTTCGATGGATTCTGGGAAAGTGGTCTCGCTCCTTGGGATATGGCCGCAGCCGGGCTTATATGTGAGCAAAGTGGGGTAAAAGTGACAGACTTTCAAGGTCGGGCATTCCAACCATTTACTGCTTCTATTTTAGCGGCGAGAAGCCCTTTTTATAAAGAGTTAAAGGCACAATTCCCTCGTTAA
- a CDS encoding HEAT repeat domain-containing protein, which yields MKRFLLIALLSSSLSIHASVDAKATDKVITESLLKKFSKKSDKKDLVALKKEVLSHSGKSVPALIQVMKSGQYPEKNRWVATFMLGKVMGKKSAPFISKFLKHPSWVMRMASLKTLLALKGSEYKRDFSEALKDKSFIVRSQALDNISKLNLTSEAPFVWQMLYDKRNYYSPKGNNKKTANLKRTNLIKKAILTVGELKFQKAKAPLLSMIQKDKYKDIFNEMNTSLEKITGKKSPKGDKQVKTIFWKKIAIANKTI from the coding sequence ATGAAAAGATTTTTATTAATTGCCCTCTTATCATCTTCTCTTTCTATTCACGCTAGCGTAGATGCTAAAGCGACTGATAAAGTTATTACAGAGTCACTTCTAAAGAAGTTCTCAAAGAAATCAGATAAGAAGGATCTTGTTGCATTAAAAAAAGAAGTTCTTTCCCACAGTGGAAAATCTGTTCCTGCACTTATTCAAGTAATGAAGAGTGGTCAATACCCTGAGAAGAATAGATGGGTTGCAACTTTTATGCTTGGAAAAGTGATGGGGAAGAAGTCAGCACCTTTTATATCAAAATTCTTAAAGCATCCTAGCTGGGTGATGAGAATGGCATCTTTAAAAACCCTTCTTGCACTTAAAGGGAGTGAGTATAAAAGAGACTTTAGTGAAGCCCTTAAAGATAAGTCGTTCATTGTTCGCTCACAGGCTCTAGATAATATCTCTAAGCTCAACCTTACTTCAGAAGCTCCATTCGTTTGGCAAATGCTTTATGATAAGAGAAATTACTATTCACCTAAGGGAAATAATAAGAAAACTGCAAACCTCAAGAGAACTAATCTTATTAAAAAGGCGATTCTCACAGTTGGTGAGCTTAAATTTCAAAAGGCTAAAGCGCCACTTCTTTCAATGATTCAAAAAGATAAGTACAAAGATATTTTTAACGAAATGAATACTTCTCTTGAGAAAATTACTGGTAAGAAATCTCCTAAAGGAGATAAGCAAGTTAAGACTATTTTTTGGAAGAAAATTGCAATTGCTAATAAAACAATCTAG
- a CDS encoding KpsF/GutQ family sugar-phosphate isomerase, whose translation MSKIEILRDVLNLEAKSIEIAASKLKSAEVELMEEVFNKLILSGGDIVFCGVGKSGLIGAKLASTFTSLGLRSFLLHPTEALHGDLGRVRESDVIVFLSKSGTTEEILKILPFLKVKKENRIGLLGAVDSPIGKECAVVFDCSVEKEACINNQAPTTSSTVSLAMGDALAVLFEHIVNLSKEGFAENHPGGFLGKSLRMKVQDLMSHKKDCAVVDSKATLKDVILEMTQRPLGACAVIDNNKFVGLIVEGDIRRCLSTGDGNLQVSVTNILNAKPSTVSRATLAFDALGLMENRERPLNVVPVVEGSEFYGLIRLHDLLKAGLSRKS comes from the coding sequence ATGAGTAAAATCGAAATTTTAAGAGATGTTTTAAATTTAGAGGCCAAATCAATTGAAATAGCTGCGAGTAAGCTTAAAAGTGCTGAAGTAGAATTGATGGAAGAAGTCTTTAATAAATTAATTCTATCTGGTGGAGACATTGTCTTTTGTGGAGTTGGTAAGTCAGGTTTAATCGGAGCTAAACTTGCTTCTACATTTACATCACTAGGACTTAGATCATTTCTTCTTCATCCAACAGAAGCTCTTCACGGAGATCTTGGGCGAGTTCGAGAGAGCGATGTTATCGTCTTTCTATCAAAATCGGGGACAACCGAAGAAATTTTGAAAATACTTCCATTTCTAAAGGTAAAGAAAGAGAACCGTATAGGTCTACTAGGGGCTGTCGATTCACCAATTGGAAAAGAGTGCGCCGTAGTTTTTGATTGTAGTGTAGAGAAAGAAGCCTGTATTAATAATCAGGCACCAACTACAAGTTCAACTGTTTCTCTCGCCATGGGTGATGCTCTGGCTGTTTTATTTGAGCATATTGTAAATTTATCTAAAGAAGGTTTTGCTGAAAATCATCCAGGTGGATTCTTAGGAAAGAGTCTAAGAATGAAGGTTCAAGACCTGATGTCACACAAAAAAGATTGTGCTGTGGTTGATTCAAAGGCCACACTTAAAGATGTCATTCTTGAGATGACTCAAAGGCCACTCGGAGCTTGTGCTGTAATCGATAATAATAAGTTTGTAGGACTAATTGTCGAAGGTGATATAAGACGTTGCCTCTCTACTGGAGATGGAAACCTTCAAGTAAGTGTAACAAATATATTAAATGCAAAGCCAAGTACGGTCTCTAGGGCGACGTTAGCATTTGATGCTCTTGGTTTAATGGAAAATAGAGAGAGACCATTGAATGTTGTTCCCGTGGTAGAGGGAAGTGAATTCTATGGTCTTATTAGATTGCA